The following are encoded in a window of Impatiens glandulifera chromosome 5, dImpGla2.1, whole genome shotgun sequence genomic DNA:
- the LOC124939496 gene encoding probable serine/threonine-protein kinase PBL26, translating to MPPRRPPRRNNPSTRRPPRRNNEDGESTSLEKKIEKSLKGLIKLTEEEFQICKAEGILLGEGNFGKVYQVEYQYEDYAMKVYQDRDKPQWEVERNILSMIQHKNVVKIYGYSEGKEENSLLIELLASNVHEKLGEIYTQPWTTCVQMFKEIAQGIKGINDAGFVIGDLKFQNMMFNMRDEVKIIDLGGANTIGEKITILTEGYCPPEFRNGVAHHNSDVYSLGVLILQVIMKKTEEDIGTTPVKATFDKNQHITRDAKNKGGKSNEGGKSLVDKEWTAQGCSKTSAKKISSLAMKCTEFSENRRATIDETDAKKISSLAMKCTKFFGNSRPTIDEAGSRKEGIASEK from the exons atGCCACCTAGAAGGCCACCTAGAAGGAACAATCCATCAACTAGAAGGCCACCTAGAAGGaacaatgaagatggtgaatcAACCTCTCTagagaaaaaaattgagaaaagtTTAAAGGGACTAATAAAGCTAACAGAGGAAGAGTTTCAAATCTGCAAAGCTGAGGGCATATTACTTGGTGAAGGAAATTTTGGAAAGGTATATCAGGTGGAATATCAGTATGAGGATTACGCAATGAAGGTATACCAGGATAGAGATAAACCACAATGGGAG GTCGAAAGGAATATCTTGTCTATGATACAACACAAAAATGTTGTAAAAATTTACGGTTACAGCGAGGGTAAAGAAGAAAACTCTTTACTTATTGAGTTACTTGCATCGAACGTTCACGAGAAATTGGgag AAATATACACACAACCGTGGACGACATGTGTTCAAATGTTTAAAGAGATTGCCCAAGGAATAAAAGGCATTAATGATGCAGGATTTGTGATTGGCGACTTAAAGTTTCAAAACATGATGTTTAACATG AGGGACGAggtgaaaataattgatttaggAGGAGCCAACACGATTGGAGAGAAAATAACAATCCTCACAGAGGGTTACTGTCCTCCAGAGTTCAGAAATG GTGTGGCACATCACAACTCCGACGTCTATAGTTTGGGGGTACTAATTCTCCAAGTCATAATGAAGAAAACAGAAGAGGACATTGGAACGACACCAGTCAAAGCAACATTTGATAAAAATCAGCATATAACAAGGGATGCAAAGAACAAAGGAGGAAAAAGCAACGAAGGAGGAAAAAGCTTGGTCGATAAAGAATGGACTGCACAGGGTTGCAGTAAGACAAGTGCAAAAAAGATTTCAAGCCTAGCTATGAAATGTACTGAATTCAGTGAAAACCGCAGGGCAACCATAGATGAG ACAGATGCAAAAAAGATTTCAAGCCTAGCTATGAAATGTACTAAATTCTTTGGAAACAGCAGGCCAACCATAGATGag GCAGGCAGCAGGAAAGAAGGTATTGCATCTGAAAAATGA
- the LOC124939494 gene encoding serine/threonine-protein kinase BIK1-like codes for MTNNFSKENLIGNFQFGNLYRGFLENQHFTIKIWDPPNLIFGHLQYHECRLMDELIMLRHQRIVNRCIASLYGYCCDKEHIAVVYNLKTMDSLHNLLLKEDFSWLQRIQAAFAFACLLKFFQARRGDLDPFLICNLSAEHVMLDEEYNPTLVDFSMITAMRTKKSDIFAFGVMLLSLITKRLTIRNVNRENGTCSDDPFLEDWAYEEYMGGKSFVHPSFQENRGFYVGDGCKLSKLALSCSSHSREDRPTIKKVVKSFLELQVFKKSRQLEDEPAMNEVVNSFFKLQVFKKSKQLLSVDPSVSLDTRERKKALHDTESDSFSWKVFKDNHKCTIEDLKDYTNNFSQDNYIGRFQFGKLFRGVKRYSIRDTRDTVYMIVKIWDVDQDNLLRLGDEMLLLNHEKYVCHPAMLRMFGYCIEDEHVAIVLQCKSLSMDSISNLLPRDDFTWLDRIKAGRGVASLLNFLHDASYHMDPFIIRNLNTAHIMLDEKYNPMLVDFGLITGGIFPNRQIDMVRACLGCQDEVKLAIDKSGSWTTKSDVYSFGVFLLRLISECNIKDPNRLSLVFNDRWWCIWKGMENVLIHESLQKDPTYDDNDGQEIKRLIIWCVQTNPTYRPSMPEVLDVFQKLKVEQSLRLYKGRKDVLG; via the exons ATGACAAATAACTTCAGTAAGGAGAACTTAATTGGGAATTTTCAGTTTGGAAATCTTTATCGTGGCTTTCTTGAGAATCAACACTTCACAATAAAGATATGGGATCcaccaaatttaatatttggtcATCTCCAATATCATGAATGCAGACTTATG GATGAACTCATTATGCTTCGTCATCAGAGGATTGTGAATCGATGCATTGCCAGCTTGTACGGATATTGTTGTGACAAAGAACATATTGCTGTTGTTTATAACCTGAAGACCATGGATTCACTGCATAACCTTTTATTGAAAG AGGATTTTTCATGGCTACAAAGGATTCAAGCTGCCTTTGCATTTGCCTGCCTCCTCAAGTTCTTCCAAGCTAGACGGGGAGATCTTGACCCATTTTTGATTTGCAATTTGTCTGCAGAACATGTGATGTTGGATGAG GAATACAACCCAACGTTGGTTGATTTCAGCATGATAACAG CAATGAGGACAAAAAAAAGTGATATCTTTGCATTTGGTGTTATGCTCCTAAGCCTCATAACGAAAAGATTGACCATAAGAAACGTGAATAGGGAGAATGGTACATGTTCGGATGATCCTTTTCTAGAAGATTGGGCATACGAAGAATATATGGGTGGAAAATCATTTGTCCACCCTAGTTTCCAGGAAAATCGAGGCTTCTATGTTGGAGACGGGTGCAAGCTATCAAAGTTGGCTTTGAGTTGTTCATCTCATTCTCGTGAAGATCGACCGACTATAAAGAAAGTTGTCAAGAGTTTTTTAGAACTGCAAGTTTTCAAGAAAAGTAGACAACTTGAAGATGAACCGGCTATGAATGAAGTTGTTAACAGTTTTTTCAAATTGCAAGTTTTCAAGAAAAGTAAACAACTCTTAAGTGTGGACCCTTCAGTTTCTCTTGATACGAGGGAAAGGAAGAAAGCCTTGCATGACACCGAATCAG ATTCTTTCAGTTGGAAGGTGTTCAAGGATAACCATAAATGTACTATCGAAGACTTGAAGGATTACACTAACAATTTCAGTCAAGACAACTACATTGGAAGGTTTCAGTTCGGAAAACTTTTTCGTGGAGTTAAGAGATATAGTATAAGGGATACAAGGGATACTGTATACATGATTGTGAAGATATGGGACGTTGATCAAGATAATTTACTGAGACTTGGG GATGAAATGTTACTTCTTAATCATGAAAAGTATGTTTGTCATCCTGCAATGCTTAGGATGTTTGGTTATTGTATTGAAGATGAACATGTTGCTATTGTATTACAATGTAAGTCTTTGTCCATGGATTCCATTAGTAATCTCCTGCCTAGAG ATGATTTTACATGGCTAGATAGGATTAAAGCTGGACGTGGAGTGGCTTCCCTCCTCAACTTTCTACATGATGCATCGTATCACATGGATCCTTTCATTATACGTAATCTGAATACAGCTCATATAATGTTAGACGAG aaaTACAATCCAATGTTGGTTGATTTTGGCTTAATAACGGGTGGGATTTTTCCAAATCGGCAAATAGATATGGTTAGAGCATGTTTGGGATGTCAAGATGAAGTGAAATTAGCCATTGACAAAAGTG GTAGTTGGACTACAAAGAGCGACGTGTATTCTTTTGGAGTATTTCTTTTACGTTTGATATCTGAATGTAATATAAAGGATCCAAATAGGCTGTCATTGGTTTTCAATGATAGATGGTGGTGTATTTGGAAAGGCATGGAGAATGTACTCATTCACGAGAGTTTGCAAAAAGATCCAACCTATGACGATAATGATGGGCAAGAAATTAAGAGGCTCATTATATGGTGTGTGCAAACTAATCCAACTTATAGGCCTTCCATGCCTGAagtattagacgtatttcagaaACTTAAAGTTGAACAGTCACTCAGACTTTATAAAGGTAGAAAAGATGTTTTAGGATAA